The Conexivisphaera calida genome includes a region encoding these proteins:
- a CDS encoding electron transfer flavoprotein subunit alpha/FixB family protein produces the protein MSLAEKRKAKRVNCATVCPDWGCRQPGEHEGIWVVGELEDGVISEPSLQMLTPARNVAQKLGTFVEGIVLGPEEAEAREAAEEMIRRGADRATVIVGEELADRIPAVLASAIASLADERRPDVILMSATMRGREVAPYIASLLRAGITADCTQFDVDEDSGDLFMIRPPFAAILLAYIKTPTRRPQIATARPNVFPMPPRDESREGPVEVKRATDYVRARPQMRLIRSEVLRKDEVPLEKAEYVVAGGKGIGTKEGFAALEALANALGGVVAGSRRAVDLGLVPHEKQVGQTGKSVRPKLYIAVGISGAAQHVIGIREAGTVVAINIDRDAPIFKSADYGIVADWHEVVPALLREIEARRRMGSGKGT, from the coding sequence ATGAGCCTGGCCGAGAAGAGGAAGGCGAAGCGCGTCAACTGCGCGACTGTGTGTCCCGACTGGGGATGCAGGCAGCCGGGGGAACACGAGGGCATATGGGTCGTGGGTGAGCTGGAGGACGGGGTAATATCGGAGCCGAGCCTCCAGATGCTGACGCCAGCTAGGAACGTGGCACAGAAGCTCGGCACTTTCGTGGAGGGGATCGTGCTAGGACCGGAGGAGGCGGAGGCGAGGGAGGCGGCCGAGGAGATGATAAGGCGCGGCGCGGACAGGGCGACTGTCATTGTGGGCGAGGAGCTGGCGGACCGCATACCTGCGGTGCTGGCGTCCGCCATAGCGTCGCTGGCCGACGAACGCCGGCCGGACGTCATACTGATGTCGGCCACCATGAGGGGGAGGGAGGTTGCGCCGTACATAGCGTCGCTGCTCAGGGCCGGGATAACTGCTGACTGCACGCAATTCGACGTGGACGAGGACAGCGGCGACCTGTTCATGATAAGGCCGCCGTTCGCAGCTATACTGCTGGCGTACATAAAGACGCCGACCAGGAGGCCGCAGATAGCGACTGCGCGTCCCAACGTGTTCCCGATGCCCCCGAGGGATGAATCGAGGGAGGGACCAGTGGAGGTCAAGCGCGCGACTGACTACGTGAGGGCGAGGCCGCAGATGAGATTGATCAGGAGCGAGGTGCTGAGGAAGGACGAGGTTCCCCTGGAGAAGGCGGAGTACGTGGTGGCAGGCGGCAAGGGGATAGGGACCAAGGAGGGATTCGCCGCCCTCGAGGCGCTGGCAAACGCGCTGGGCGGGGTGGTGGCCGGAAGCCGCAGGGCGGTGGACCTGGGGCTCGTGCCGCATGAGAAACAGGTGGGACAGACCGGGAAGAGCGTCAGGCCGAAGCTGTACATAGCTGTAGGGATAAGCGGGGCCGCGCAGCACGTCATAGGGATAAGGGAGGCGGGCACCGTGGTGGCGATAAACATCGATAGAGATGCGCCTATATTCAAGAGCGCCGACTACGGAATAGTGGCGGACTGGCACGAGGTAGTCCCGGCGCTTCTCAGGGAGATAGAGGCTAGGAGGAGGATGGGCTCCGGAAAAGGTACCTGA
- a CDS encoding cation:proton antiporter: MVISASVSPVLLAVLALSIMLLVGKLGEELLSKLRLVPFVGAILAGLLMGPGVLGLLSPSPYIEEFIDLGIVFILFMAGVEEVRPGALRDPMAIASGVAAFLASLLIVYVILWRWLSMGGATGLIVAIAVSMVSAGPLSRTLQEVRVGSPAERSRVFVEALAMEISAVLSFAFLSVRGGILGSALVITSVVLGILAFGRFGLGRILSAAEEHLRTMEVVFSILVGLVFLLGFLAQMVGFNSAMAAFFLGVFASDYLHRNVYLLEKMRAITYGFFEPMFFFGLGLYFVHLDLRTFFFGLILFALSMAAKLALGSQVARLIRVDKLRNFFAISHKGGVDGAIMLTALQIGLISGSTYSFTMLAILLMAIVAPIGYGGGSALTRHAPTPSLEFVRYELEGVTAEELSRTLPTAYAHEDDDVRSALEAAQELDVRVMVIVDGSGRVRGFVNAHDLFRAAASGAMDSRISDSGIPVHPVPTLGRAEPASNALDIFRSSDAQVVAVVDDEGRLVGTILERELLRYLFRSPSSS; the protein is encoded by the coding sequence ATGGTCATCTCAGCGTCGGTTTCACCTGTGCTCCTTGCTGTTCTGGCCCTGAGCATCATGCTCTTGGTCGGCAAGCTGGGCGAGGAGCTACTGTCCAAGCTGAGGCTCGTGCCGTTCGTCGGCGCGATACTTGCGGGACTGCTGATGGGGCCGGGCGTCCTCGGGCTGCTGTCGCCGAGCCCGTACATTGAGGAGTTCATCGATCTAGGAATAGTGTTCATCCTGTTCATGGCGGGCGTGGAGGAGGTGCGGCCCGGTGCGCTCCGCGATCCCATGGCAATCGCCTCGGGCGTGGCTGCGTTCCTGGCGAGCCTGCTCATAGTCTACGTCATCCTATGGCGCTGGCTCTCGATGGGTGGGGCCACGGGGCTCATCGTCGCGATCGCGGTCTCGATGGTCAGCGCGGGCCCGCTATCCAGGACGCTGCAGGAGGTGCGCGTGGGGAGTCCGGCCGAGCGCTCTCGTGTGTTCGTGGAGGCGCTGGCGATGGAGATCTCAGCTGTCCTCTCATTCGCGTTCCTGTCGGTGAGGGGCGGCATCCTGGGGTCGGCGCTGGTGATAACGTCCGTCGTCCTCGGGATACTCGCGTTCGGGCGGTTCGGCCTCGGGAGGATACTGTCCGCGGCGGAGGAACATCTGCGCACGATGGAGGTCGTATTCTCCATCCTGGTCGGGCTGGTGTTCCTCCTGGGGTTCCTCGCGCAGATGGTCGGCTTCAACTCCGCAATGGCGGCCTTCTTCCTGGGAGTTTTCGCCTCCGACTACCTGCACAGGAACGTGTACCTCCTGGAGAAGATGAGGGCCATTACGTACGGGTTCTTCGAGCCCATGTTCTTCTTCGGCCTGGGCCTCTACTTCGTCCACCTGGACCTCCGGACGTTCTTCTTCGGCCTGATTCTATTCGCGCTCTCGATGGCGGCCAAGCTGGCGCTGGGCTCACAGGTGGCGCGCCTCATCAGGGTCGATAAATTGAGGAATTTCTTCGCCATATCTCACAAGGGAGGCGTCGATGGAGCCATAATGTTGACAGCGCTCCAGATAGGGCTCATCAGTGGTTCCACCTATTCGTTCACAATGCTGGCCATCCTTCTGATGGCAATCGTCGCACCAATAGGATACGGCGGAGGTTCAGCACTCACCCGGCACGCGCCGACCCCGTCACTCGAGTTCGTCAGGTACGAGCTGGAGGGCGTGACAGCGGAGGAGCTCTCCCGGACCCTCCCCACCGCGTACGCGCATGAGGACGATGACGTGCGCAGCGCTCTGGAGGCGGCGCAGGAACTCGACGTGAGGGTGATGGTCATCGTGGATGGCTCGGGTAGGGTGAGGGGGTTCGTGAACGCGCATGATCTGTTCCGCGCCGCTGCATCCGGCGCGATGGACTCACGCATCTCGGACTCCGGAATTCCGGTGCATCCCGTGCCCACGCTGGGCCGCGCGGAGCCGGCGTCGAACGCGCTCGACATCTTCAGGTCGTCCGACGCCCAAGTGGTGGCGGTCGTCGACGATGAAGGAAGGCTAGTCGGCACAATACTGGAGAGGGAGCTCCTCAGGTACCTTTTCCGGAGCCCATCCTCCTCCTAG
- a CDS encoding potassium channel family protein: MPLLRLRNRRLLSLMEILAAPYSVFRRVLPQVATLGVLIYISGYIYISYQHLDLISALYAAVSLVTTIGAYAPSLSEMSAAEKLVLTVVMVAAVSVYASAAVTIINTVSNRQTWRDARARWRGSHVKDHTLIVGDKPDVAHAASKLESMREEYVVLTSKSEMLGPLPASRVILGDPLDERELKAAGADAARVVIVMMSEDDDGLAVLLRTRRLNPDARVLVEVNDDSMRDVFEAAGAELVVSPHRLAGRVLASVAISGNIGGFMLETKGLGELSIGFFRVAKGSRLEGRPISELPKGLIPLLVGRGNEPPTPYFTRDYVLQAGTLLVVMGDPKLFAGLRELLETPRS, translated from the coding sequence ATGCCGCTGCTCAGGCTGAGGAACCGCCGCCTCCTCTCCCTCATGGAAATACTAGCGGCGCCCTACTCCGTGTTTCGTCGCGTGCTCCCTCAGGTAGCCACGCTCGGAGTACTGATATATATTTCAGGTTATATTTATATATCATATCAACATCTGGATCTAATATCTGCCCTGTATGCGGCGGTGAGCCTGGTCACCACGATAGGGGCGTACGCTCCCAGCCTGAGCGAGATGAGTGCCGCCGAGAAGTTGGTGCTCACCGTCGTGATGGTGGCCGCGGTCTCGGTGTATGCGAGCGCAGCTGTAACAATAATAAACACGGTGTCCAACAGGCAGACCTGGCGCGATGCGAGGGCCAGGTGGAGGGGATCACACGTGAAGGATCACACGCTGATAGTGGGGGACAAGCCGGACGTCGCGCACGCCGCCTCAAAGCTGGAATCCATGCGCGAGGAGTACGTAGTCCTCACGAGCAAGAGCGAGATGCTGGGCCCTCTGCCGGCCAGCAGGGTGATACTCGGGGATCCACTGGACGAGAGGGAGCTGAAGGCGGCGGGCGCCGACGCGGCGCGCGTAGTAATAGTCATGATGTCCGAGGACGACGACGGCCTCGCTGTGCTCCTGAGGACGAGGCGGCTCAATCCGGATGCCAGGGTACTCGTGGAGGTGAATGACGACTCCATGAGGGATGTCTTCGAGGCCGCAGGTGCAGAGCTCGTCGTGTCGCCCCACAGGCTGGCCGGAAGGGTGTTGGCGTCCGTCGCGATCTCGGGGAACATAGGCGGCTTCATGCTGGAGACGAAGGGCCTCGGTGAGCTCTCCATCGGGTTCTTCAGGGTGGCGAAGGGCTCCAGGCTGGAGGGAAGGCCCATCTCGGAGCTTCCGAAGGGTCTTATACCATTGCTGGTGGGCAGGGGCAACGAGCCACCGACCCCATATTTCACCCGCGACTACGTGCTACAGGCCGGAACACTGCTCGTTGTGATGGGCGATCCGAAGCTCTTCGCCGGCCTCAGGGAACTCCTCGAGACTCCGAGGAGCTAG
- a CDS encoding 2-oxoacid:ferredoxin oxidoreductase subunit beta, producing the protein MARRPSPTDYRSDLWNDWCPGCGNFGIVAAMYQALAEMNADPRMTVVVSGIGCSGKTPHFVKVSGVHTLHGRAIPFATGIKLANPKLNVIVNGGDGDLLGIGAGHFVALGRRNVDLVVIMHDNQVYGLTKGQASPTLPREMQTKALPKPNMQDPVNPVALAISSGYTFVARGYSSKVKHLKDLIKAAIEHRGAAFIDVLQPCVTYNDIFTYDYYDKRVYQLEEAGWNPDVKDESDAVGKASEAYSKAFEWGDRIPIGVFYRNTHVPSFEDRIAARLPNYLKVPPAEETVDRGGIPVMDGAAFRKAFSEYIVDVAKG; encoded by the coding sequence ATGGCGCGTAGGCCTTCTCCGACGGACTACAGGAGCGACTTGTGGAACGACTGGTGTCCCGGATGCGGCAACTTCGGCATAGTTGCCGCGATGTACCAGGCGCTCGCGGAGATGAACGCTGATCCCAGGATGACCGTCGTGGTCTCCGGCATAGGATGTTCCGGGAAGACGCCACATTTCGTGAAGGTCAGCGGGGTACACACGCTACACGGAAGGGCCATACCGTTCGCCACGGGGATAAAGCTCGCGAACCCCAAGCTCAACGTCATCGTGAACGGGGGCGACGGCGACCTCCTGGGCATAGGCGCCGGGCACTTCGTGGCCCTTGGAAGGAGGAACGTGGACCTGGTCGTCATAATGCACGACAACCAGGTTTACGGGCTGACGAAGGGGCAGGCGTCGCCCACGCTCCCCAGGGAGATGCAGACGAAGGCGCTCCCCAAGCCCAACATGCAGGACCCGGTGAACCCGGTTGCACTGGCGATATCGTCCGGCTACACGTTCGTCGCCAGGGGGTACTCGTCCAAGGTCAAACACCTGAAGGACCTGATAAAGGCGGCGATCGAGCACAGGGGCGCCGCGTTCATAGACGTCCTACAGCCATGCGTCACCTACAACGATATATTCACCTACGACTACTACGACAAGAGGGTGTACCAGCTGGAGGAGGCCGGCTGGAACCCCGACGTGAAGGACGAGTCAGATGCCGTCGGAAAGGCATCAGAGGCATACTCCAAGGCATTCGAGTGGGGAGACAGAATACCGATAGGTGTGTTCTACAGGAACACACATGTGCCGAGCTTCGAGGACAGGATCGCCGCGAGGCTTCCCAACTACCTGAAGGTCCCGCCAGCTGAGGAGACGGTGGACCGCGGCGGCATTCCGGTGATGGATGGGGCGGCCTTCAGGAAGGCCTTCAGCGAATATATAGTGGACGTGGCCAAAGGATAG
- a CDS encoding 2-oxoacid:ferredoxin oxidoreductase subunit alpha produces the protein MTIRAVDFILGGPQGGGLETSSQVLTWAFARAGYGVISDREYFSNIRGRHSYIHAETSAFELPRALRYPIHLLAAMDAETVFTHFGDLAQGSYLVYNVGEEKSNFAAIPSMEVELRERLRSMFPGIGVDGTLGSLVKYMGSRGVTPVGLDYASILSNAQREAGIVASQVSRYVSAILIGAVAALTGLGEDYVSYGLARRFQRKELYNHNLYIARSVMSQVKSKFGSPLALEKSSIGHGELLVASGNDAVAMAKIVGGLRYQSYYPITPAADESFTLEEYESIHGDGFDSEVVVLQTEDELAAVNSAIGAALSGARSATATSGPGFDLMVEGLGWAGMNEVPVVVTYYQRGGPSTGQPTRGEQSDLLSSVFASHGEYPRIVIASGDHEEAFYDAVDALNYAERYQMPVIHLVDKFLANTIASMPVPDPSKTKIDRGKLTGNVTGNYKRFDMSSPISPRAFLGQAVMWYTGDEHDEVGHITEDSEARIRIYEKRMRKLEIADSEIPEERRATYYGPEDADFLLLGWGFVKGAALSAMSELSAQGLRGAYLHVRVFSPYPSKLVAGILSRFKPDRIIAVEHNYEAQAARLARMNTGVEVERSILKFSGRPIYTDELVRAVKSVLSGSRREVLSYGA, from the coding sequence TTGACGATCCGCGCCGTGGACTTCATTCTCGGGGGCCCCCAGGGAGGGGGGCTCGAGACCTCCTCCCAGGTGCTCACTTGGGCGTTCGCCAGGGCCGGGTACGGCGTCATATCGGACAGGGAGTACTTCTCCAACATAAGGGGACGCCATAGCTATATACACGCTGAGACCTCGGCGTTCGAGCTCCCGAGGGCCCTCAGGTACCCCATCCACCTGTTGGCAGCTATGGATGCCGAGACGGTCTTCACCCACTTCGGGGATCTCGCCCAGGGCTCGTACCTAGTGTACAACGTCGGCGAGGAGAAGTCAAACTTCGCCGCGATCCCGAGCATGGAGGTGGAGCTGCGCGAGAGGCTCAGATCCATGTTCCCCGGGATCGGCGTCGACGGCACGCTCGGTTCGCTGGTCAAATACATGGGCTCCAGGGGCGTGACGCCGGTCGGCCTGGACTATGCATCGATTCTCTCGAACGCGCAGAGGGAAGCCGGGATAGTCGCATCGCAGGTATCCAGGTACGTTAGCGCTATACTGATAGGGGCAGTGGCGGCCCTCACCGGCCTCGGGGAGGACTACGTCTCATACGGCCTCGCCAGGAGGTTCCAGAGGAAGGAGCTCTACAATCACAATCTGTACATAGCAAGGTCGGTCATGTCGCAGGTGAAGTCTAAGTTCGGGTCGCCGCTGGCCCTCGAGAAATCCTCGATAGGGCACGGCGAGCTCCTAGTGGCCAGCGGCAACGACGCCGTCGCCATGGCGAAGATAGTCGGCGGGCTCCGCTACCAATCATATTACCCGATAACTCCCGCGGCGGACGAGAGCTTCACGCTCGAGGAGTACGAGAGCATCCACGGTGACGGTTTCGACTCGGAGGTGGTCGTGCTTCAGACGGAGGATGAGCTGGCCGCCGTGAACTCCGCCATAGGCGCGGCACTGTCGGGCGCCAGGAGCGCCACCGCGACGAGCGGTCCAGGGTTCGACCTGATGGTGGAGGGCCTCGGGTGGGCCGGGATGAACGAGGTGCCGGTCGTCGTGACGTATTACCAGAGGGGAGGCCCCAGCACTGGGCAGCCCACTAGGGGCGAGCAGAGCGATCTACTTTCATCGGTCTTCGCATCGCACGGCGAGTATCCCAGGATAGTGATTGCGTCCGGCGACCACGAGGAGGCGTTCTACGACGCCGTGGACGCGCTGAACTACGCGGAGCGTTACCAGATGCCCGTGATACACTTGGTCGATAAGTTCCTCGCCAACACGATAGCGTCGATGCCGGTACCGGATCCCTCGAAGACAAAGATAGACAGAGGGAAGCTCACCGGTAACGTGACCGGCAATTACAAGAGGTTCGACATGTCGTCGCCAATATCGCCCAGGGCCTTCCTGGGGCAGGCGGTCATGTGGTACACGGGGGACGAGCACGACGAAGTCGGCCATATAACTGAGGACTCAGAGGCTCGCATCAGGATCTACGAGAAGCGCATGAGGAAGCTGGAGATAGCGGACTCGGAGATACCGGAGGAGAGGAGGGCCACGTACTACGGACCGGAGGACGCCGATTTCCTCCTCCTTGGATGGGGCTTCGTCAAGGGGGCCGCGCTCTCGGCGATGTCGGAGCTCTCGGCACAGGGTCTGAGGGGCGCATACCTGCACGTGCGCGTCTTCTCACCATATCCCTCGAAGCTCGTCGCCGGCATACTTTCCCGGTTCAAGCCGGACAGGATCATCGCGGTGGAGCATAACTACGAGGCCCAGGCAGCCCGCCTCGCAAGGATGAACACGGGCGTGGAGGTCGAGCGTAGCATACTGAAGTTCAGCGGCAGGCCCATCTACACGGATGAGCTGGTGCGCGCCGTGAAATCGGTGCTCTCGGGGTCGCGCAGGGAGGTGCTCAGCTATGGCGCGTAG
- a CDS encoding bifunctional hydroxymethylpyrimidine kinase/phosphomethylpyrimidine kinase, producing MRKIRPVALTIAGSDSGGGAGIAADLKTFAAAGVHGTLAVTSVTAQNTVAVTGIYDLPPEAVRRQILAVHEDMGVDAAKTGMLSNASIVRTVAELVGRLGFPLVVDPVMVAKSGASLLSDDAVEVLVRELVPKATVVTPNAPEAERMTGIEVRDLGGARRAAEYIVEQLGAGAAVVKGGHLPGDESIDVLYRAGRYVELRAPRLESRATHGTGCSFSAAIAAGLARGFGVEDAVDAAKKMITDAIRYGLEIGSGHGPVNPTSWVEAPAERFRALQDVRLALRVLTENEFFVSPLVPEGSIDLGVALPAPYASGPGDVAWVVGGLGRSGSRLIARGDVDFGASDRLTSAVLAMSERFPDLRAAAIIGSDDSVASAISGVGFRACSFVRRASALRGRELGLGISDALRSVGTEPPDVVLDPGGPGMEPLAVVFGRSAVEAASRVVAIGKALAGARV from the coding sequence TTGAGGAAGATAAGGCCGGTCGCGCTGACCATAGCGGGCAGCGATAGCGGAGGCGGCGCAGGGATCGCCGCGGACCTCAAGACATTCGCCGCGGCGGGAGTCCACGGGACGCTGGCCGTCACGAGCGTAACCGCTCAGAACACCGTTGCGGTCACGGGGATCTACGATCTACCTCCGGAGGCAGTGCGCCGCCAGATACTCGCGGTCCACGAGGACATGGGAGTGGACGCCGCCAAGACCGGCATGCTCAGCAACGCCTCCATAGTGAGGACGGTGGCGGAGCTCGTGGGCCGGCTGGGGTTCCCGCTGGTGGTGGATCCGGTCATGGTCGCCAAGAGCGGTGCTTCCCTCCTCAGCGACGACGCGGTGGAGGTCCTCGTCAGGGAGCTCGTGCCCAAGGCGACCGTGGTGACCCCCAACGCGCCCGAGGCGGAGCGCATGACCGGCATCGAGGTCAGGGATCTGGGCGGCGCCCGGAGGGCCGCCGAGTACATAGTGGAGCAGCTGGGCGCCGGCGCCGCAGTCGTGAAGGGCGGACACCTTCCGGGGGATGAGTCGATAGATGTCCTGTACCGCGCGGGCAGATATGTAGAGCTCAGGGCTCCCAGGTTGGAGTCGCGCGCCACGCACGGCACCGGGTGCTCCTTCTCCGCGGCCATCGCCGCCGGGCTCGCCAGGGGATTCGGGGTTGAGGACGCCGTGGACGCTGCCAAGAAAATGATAACCGATGCAATAAGATATGGGCTCGAGATAGGGTCCGGCCACGGCCCCGTCAATCCGACCTCCTGGGTGGAGGCGCCGGCGGAGCGCTTCAGGGCGTTGCAGGACGTGCGGTTGGCCCTGCGCGTGTTGACCGAGAACGAGTTCTTCGTGTCGCCACTCGTTCCCGAGGGATCGATCGATCTGGGAGTTGCACTTCCCGCTCCCTATGCCTCGGGACCCGGCGACGTCGCCTGGGTTGTCGGCGGACTGGGCAGATCAGGATCCCGGTTAATAGCGCGGGGCGACGTCGACTTCGGGGCATCGGATCGCCTAACGTCCGCGGTGCTGGCAATGTCAGAGAGGTTCCCTGACCTGAGGGCGGCTGCGATCATCGGCAGCGACGACTCAGTGGCATCCGCCATCTCCGGCGTCGGTTTCCGCGCATGCTCATTCGTGAGGCGTGCCAGTGCTCTCCGCGGCAGGGAACTCGGGCTGGGGATCTCCGACGCCCTCAGGTCGGTGGGCACGGAGCCGCCCGACGTGGTGCTGGATCCAGGAGGGCCCGGAATGGAGCCGCTGGCGGTCGTGTTCGGAAGATCCGCTGTGGAGGCGGCCTCCAGGGTAGTCGCTATAGGAAAGGCGCTGGCCGGCGCACGTGTCTGA
- a CDS encoding AIR synthase family protein, with translation MVNRLGKVDRRLFDDVIYRNLGAHDDSVVLGPSFGVDFGVVRLGEMDLIVEVDPVYVVPQYGWRRSSWFAVHILASDVAVSGIPPRYLFVDLNLPPEMSDDELRILWEGMSDECRKLGISIVAGHTGRYEGISYPMIGGATMVGVTARDRWVSPSMARPGDVVIMTKGGAVEAAGILASMFPEIVEREMGAEFSKRAQEIFWRQSVVEDALALSGLGLRDGVHAMHDATEYGVWGALIDIADASGVGIRVREDDMFVEDDVSEVLRIFSGLTGISADPFSAISEGTLIAAVAPGRVDDALSALSGRGIRAAAIGEVFKGSGVLAVGRNGERRVSPPEQDPFWPMFFRAMEMRGGGRS, from the coding sequence ATGGTTAATCGGCTGGGCAAGGTCGACAGAAGGTTGTTCGATGATGTGATCTACAGGAACCTTGGCGCGCACGACGACTCGGTCGTGCTCGGGCCATCGTTCGGCGTGGACTTCGGCGTCGTCCGGCTCGGGGAAATGGACCTCATAGTGGAGGTGGATCCCGTCTACGTCGTCCCGCAGTACGGATGGAGGCGCAGCTCCTGGTTCGCGGTCCATATACTGGCCAGCGACGTCGCAGTCTCCGGGATCCCCCCACGCTATCTCTTCGTGGACCTGAACCTGCCGCCCGAGATGAGCGACGATGAGCTCAGGATTCTCTGGGAGGGGATGAGCGACGAGTGCAGGAAACTCGGGATATCTATAGTTGCGGGGCACACCGGGAGGTACGAGGGAATCTCCTACCCCATGATAGGCGGCGCCACCATGGTCGGGGTCACAGCCAGGGATCGCTGGGTGAGTCCCTCGATGGCGAGGCCCGGCGACGTCGTGATAATGACGAAGGGAGGTGCGGTCGAGGCGGCCGGCATACTTGCCTCCATGTTCCCGGAAATCGTGGAGAGGGAGATGGGGGCCGAGTTCTCCAAGCGTGCGCAGGAGATATTCTGGAGGCAGTCCGTGGTGGAGGACGCGCTGGCGCTGTCAGGGCTTGGCCTCAGGGACGGGGTCCATGCAATGCACGACGCCACGGAGTACGGCGTCTGGGGGGCGCTGATCGACATCGCAGATGCGAGCGGCGTGGGCATTAGGGTCCGGGAGGATGACATGTTCGTCGAGGATGACGTGTCGGAGGTCCTTCGCATATTCTCCGGCCTCACCGGGATCAGCGCCGATCCCTTCTCCGCCATAAGCGAGGGAACTCTCATAGCGGCCGTCGCGCCGGGTCGTGTGGACGATGCGCTCTCGGCGCTGTCAGGGAGGGGAATAAGGGCCGCGGCGATCGGCGAGGTGTTCAAGGGCTCCGGCGTGCTCGCGGTGGGGCGGAACGGCGAGAGGCGCGTGTCGCCACCGGAGCAGGACCCGTTCTGGCCGATGTTCTTCAGGGCGATGGAAATGCGCGGGGGCGGAAGGTCTTGA
- a CDS encoding L-threonylcarbamoyladenylate synthase: MRADGSRPVRTKVLRVDPRDVDEQKLARAASVVKSGGLVVFPTETVYGLGADSRNPEALLGIFRAKGRPHDNPLIVHLTGVDMLSGVASEIPPVAEALIGRFWPGPLTLVLRASPSLPREVTAGLPTVAVRCPAHPVALKLIELSGTPIAAPSANLSGRPSPTRAEHVISDLWGLVDVIIDSGDTLYGVESTILDVTRDPPVLLRPGAVTVEDLENALGAEISVPEAARGLLKSDVALSPGMKYRHYAPQKPLVLVESDDYTEGSGYPGKVISIAKSLASGGRKVVVLASDDGADLYRSSGLETVKLGPRSNLFEVARSVFSTLRMLDEMDVDVAVVEGFEERGLGLTIMNRLRKASGHTVIHVR; encoded by the coding sequence ATGCGTGCCGATGGATCGCGCCCCGTGCGCACCAAGGTGCTGCGCGTCGACCCAAGGGACGTCGATGAGCAGAAGCTGGCCAGGGCCGCGAGCGTCGTGAAGAGCGGTGGCCTAGTGGTGTTCCCCACGGAGACTGTGTACGGCCTCGGCGCCGACTCCCGCAACCCGGAGGCCCTCCTCGGCATATTCCGCGCCAAGGGAAGGCCTCATGATAACCCGTTGATAGTGCATCTGACGGGGGTCGACATGCTCTCCGGCGTCGCATCAGAGATCCCTCCGGTGGCGGAGGCACTCATTGGGCGCTTCTGGCCGGGACCGCTCACGCTAGTCCTGAGGGCATCACCATCGCTGCCGAGGGAGGTGACCGCTGGATTGCCCACGGTGGCAGTCAGGTGCCCCGCACACCCGGTTGCGTTGAAGCTCATAGAGCTCAGTGGAACGCCGATAGCCGCGCCCAGCGCCAACCTCTCGGGCAGGCCATCCCCCACCCGCGCCGAACATGTGATCTCGGATCTCTGGGGGCTTGTCGACGTGATAATAGATTCGGGCGACACGCTGTACGGGGTCGAGTCCACGATACTCGACGTGACGCGCGATCCTCCGGTGCTCCTGAGGCCCGGCGCCGTCACGGTGGAGGACCTCGAGAATGCCCTGGGTGCGGAGATATCTGTCCCCGAGGCCGCGCGCGGCCTGCTGAAGTCGGACGTGGCGCTCTCGCCTGGCATGAAGTATCGGCACTACGCTCCTCAGAAGCCGCTCGTCCTCGTCGAGTCGGACGACTACACAGAGGGCTCCGGTTATCCCGGCAAGGTGATATCCATCGCCAAGTCGCTCGCGTCGGGAGGGAGGAAGGTGGTTGTACTCGCGAGCGACGATGGTGCCGATCTCTACAGATCTTCTGGACTGGAGACCGTGAAGCTGGGCCCCCGCTCCAACCTCTTCGAGGTGGCGCGCTCGGTCTTCAGCACCCTCAGGATGCTCGACGAGATGGACGTCGACGTGGCGGTCGTGGAGGGATTCGAGGAGCGCGGCCTTGGTTTGACCATCATGAACCGGCTCAGGAAGGCCAGCGGACACACGGTGATCCACGTTCGATGA
- a CDS encoding potassium-transporting ATPase subunit C, whose product MTLWRLVAAPVVVALLMMLVLGVAYPLATWAAGRAIAPWQSSGSLLFVNGTLVGSELVAQNVSAAALFHPMPGTSSGQDPYVPIGYALEQVPRISYATGIPQAELRQLVYSVAAEDSRGISAVLGPGYPLVNVVQLNYELMRLYPGIYGG is encoded by the coding sequence TTGACCCTATGGAGGCTGGTAGCGGCACCCGTCGTGGTCGCCCTGCTGATGATGTTGGTGCTGGGCGTCGCATATCCGCTCGCGACGTGGGCCGCGGGAAGGGCCATCGCTCCATGGCAGTCCAGCGGCAGCCTGCTCTTCGTCAACGGCACGCTAGTTGGATCCGAGCTCGTCGCCCAGAACGTCAGCGCCGCGGCGCTGTTCCACCCCATGCCGGGGACCTCGTCCGGCCAGGATCCCTACGTTCCCATCGGCTACGCCCTCGAGCAGGTCCCCCGGATATCGTACGCGACGGGCATACCCCAGGCCGAGCTGCGCCAGCTGGTGTACAGCGTCGCGGCCGAGGACTCGCGCGGGATCTCCGCAGTCCTGGGGCCGGGCTATCCATTGGTCAATGTGGTGCAGCTCAACTACGAGTTGATGAGGCTCTATCCCGGGATCTACGGCGGGTGA